Proteins from one Malassezia vespertilionis chromosome 2, complete sequence genomic window:
- the SMD2 gene encoding mRNA splicing protein (EggNog:ENOG503P45M; BUSCO:EOG09265IT6; COG:A), whose amino-acid sequence MSQYANVPKSDLDESQIRELEQFEVSQGPLSVLQQSVRNHTQVLISLRNNKKLLARVKAFDRHSNMVLENVKEMWTEVPKSKNKKPVNKDRFISKMFLRGDSVVLVLRNIA is encoded by the exons ATGAG CCAGTACGCAAACGTGCCAAAGTCTGATTTGGACGAGAGCCAGATCCGGGAGTTGGAGCAGTTTGAGGTGTCGCAGGGGCCACTTTCTGTTTTGCAGCAGTCTGTGCGAAACCATACGCAGGTGCTGATTTCGCTGCGGAACAATAAAAAACTGCTTGCCCGGGTCAAGGCGTTTGATCGTCACTCGAATATGGTGCTGGAAAATGTGAAAGAGATGTGGACAGAAGTG CCAAAGAGCAAAAACAAAAAGCCCGTGAAT AAGGACCGCTTTATATCGAAAATGttcttgcgcggcgactCGGTGGTACTCG TACTGCGCAATATTGCCTAG
- the VMA5 gene encoding Vacuolar ATP synthase subunit C (EggNog:ENOG503NVXU; COG:C; BUSCO:EOG092631MU), which produces MPSESSFWIVSVPVSEEKSREQMIKDLRSRLVKDNAIAPSEIAGVPFPDFTTGTLESLISLADELPKNDAFFASVLSRIVDTLRALFNDDEQALNEHLVIDGESVGDYVMNWHWDASKYRADRQLPELVEMLDKEMHSIDNVMKQKLTTYNGVKGQLQQLERKKNGNISVRSLADVVHKDDIVDPNSEFLETLLIAIPNTQVKAWLSTYEHLTKFVVPRSSSKICEDSEYALFNVTIFKRVHDEFVQKAREHKFQVREFAYDEAQMERERQELEETGASEKELWTELVRLSRTNFADAYQAMIHFKVLRTFVESVLRFGLPADYVASVLCPNAGRATQLIKALNSEYSYLQEYARYSSKDTSNSAPQDTPGEFANLLEQEVFPFVLTEQPIIIA; this is translated from the exons ATGCCCTCGGAATCAAGCTTCTGGATTGTGAGTGTCCCCGTGTCGGAGGAAAAGAGCAGGGAGCAGATGATCAAAGATTTGCGGTCGCGACTTGTCAAGGATAATGCGATTGCGCCGAGTGAGATTGCGGGCGTGCCGTTCCCCGACTTTACA ACCGGTACACTGGAGTCACTGATCTCGCTTGCAGACGAGCTGCCGAAAAACGATGCATTTTTTGCATCTGTGCTTTCGCGCATTGTTGAtacgctgcgtgcgctgttCAATGACGACGAGCAAGCGCTCAACGAACATTTGGTCATTGACGGGGAGAGCGTAGGCGACTATGTCATGAACTGGCACTGGGACGCAAGCAAGTACCGTGCAGACCGGCAGTTGCCTGAGCTTGTGGAAATGCTGGATAAGGAAATGCACTCGATCGATAACGTCATGAAGCAAAAGCTCACGACGTACAACGGCGTCAAGGGCCAGttgcagcagctcgagcgcaaaaaaaaTGGCAATATTTCCGTACGTTCGCTCGCAGATGTGGTACACAAGGACGATATTGTAGACCCGAACTCGGAATTTTTGGAAACGCTGCTCATCGCCATTCCCAACACCCAAGTAAAAGCGTGGCTCTCCACTTACGAGCACTTGACCAAGTTTgtcgtgccgcgctcttcGTCCAAGATTTGCGAGGACAGCGAGTATGCATTGTTTAATGTCACCATATTTAAGCGTGTGCACGACGAGTTTgtgcaaaaggcgcgcgagcacaAGTTTCAGGTGCGCGAATTTGCCtacgacgaggcgcagatGGAACGTGAGCGACAAGAGCTGGAGGAGACGGGCGCCTCGGAGAAGGAGCTTTGGAccgagcttgtgcggcTGAGCCGGACCAACTTTGCAGATGCGTATCAAGCCATGATCCATTTCAAAGTGCTGCGTACGTTTGTTGAGAGCGTGTTGCGGTTCGGTCTGCCTGCAGACTACGTCGCCTCTGTCCTGTGCCCGAATGCGGGccgtgcgacgcagctcATCAAGGCACTCAATAGTGAGTACTCGTATCTCCAAGAGTATGCCAGGTACAGCTCCAAAGACACGAgcaacagcgcgccgcaagacACGCCAGGCGAATTTGCGAATCTCTTGGAGCAAGAAGTCTTCCCATTCGTCCTCACGGAACAGCCTATAATCATTGCATAG
- the TPT1 gene encoding 2'-phosphotransferase (COG:J; EggNog:ENOG503P117), whose product MQEDAPLEPGSCVNASGDHAERSRDQARQWKKERKLQAQRKAEAGKQTDKEPSGKPKSARAIDPYVQLSKALAYLLRHGAEKEHLDVRDDGYIRADTVLLRPKIHKVLIPLQDGMRAPGLEDVRAIVDGNDKKRFELASGSETGPGEGPYTWIRAVQGHSLRQVTELDHTPLTLDNVDKYLACMDEMYYAIHGTDTDAWDAIQESGALRRMTRNHIHLARGLPGASGVISGAYAA is encoded by the coding sequence ATGCAGGAAGACGCACCGCTGGAGCCAGGGTCGTGTGTGAACGCCAGCGGCGACCATGCTGAACGCTCCCGCGACCAGGCGCGGCAGTGGAAAaaagagcgcaagctgcaggcgcagcgcaaggccgaggCGGGTAAGCAGACGGACAAAGAGCCGAGTGGCAAACCGAagtctgcgcgcgcgatagATCCCTATGTACAGCTCTCCAAAGCACTTGCCTATCTCTTACGCCATGGTGCGGAGAAGGAGCATTTGGATGTGCGTGATGACGGGTACATTCGCGCCGATACCGTGCTTCTGCGTCCGAAAATCCATAAAGTGTTGATCCCGTTGCAGGACGGGATGCGTGCGCCTGGGCTTGAGGATGTGCGCGCGATTGTGGATGGAAACGATAAGAAACGTTTTGAACTGGCATCCGGGTCTGAAACAGGGCCTGGAGAGGGCCCATATACATGGATCCGGGCGGTACAAGGGCATTCGCTACGCCAAGTAACCGAGCTCGACCATACGCCTTTGACGCTGGACAATGTCGACAAATACCTGGCATGCATGGACGAGATGTACTACGCAATCCACGGCACGGACACGGATGCTTGGGACGCGATCCAGGAAAGTGGCGCGTTACGCCGCATGACACGAAACCATATTCATCTTGCGCGTGGCCTGCCTGGCGCGTCGGGCGTCATTAGCGGTGCGTACGCTGCGTAG
- a CDS encoding uncharacterized protein (BUSCO:EOG09261KRX; EggNog:ENOG503NZN0; COG:T) — MYEDQRSTVLAVDNLNGAQVLGRTLRVDHVNSYKQERTRDAEGNLVEPEEETFNCAPPETIVDDEADEDNIDLSDPMAAYFADENKRRRSEKKLNYGYIQSRGERAGQEDAMSVACVMLPCDQLRENIKHASREETSSRAPWAGWSCEEAGGADIGAQVAWFACFDGHGGGAVSKLLSEKLHRVFEQVSPDMATDTVRYTRSIGGYFGRFTGGPLERWVHKDSLNRAQHRQEHPNRMGSLAELASLAQSKAKPARLEQYDAFSETRAPDTAQTERVAHVLGLRDAQFTLEERATLAWLMMDREVQQNEVYRNVGSTASVLLLHSLDQPAKPWYDSEYVSLTTVQLGDTRFVLCSTEDGNAIPLTLYHHPDEPSEANRLQRLGAGIVTDSFGEMRWMGTLANTRAFGDAAAKKLGVTAEPDVRSHVIQGDQAAFVIGFSDGIGDVMSDQEVVDCCRGAKHPQDAAKSVLRYAEAIGSEDNATVLCIPLRGWGHIKGQDWTKAQRKQRVSEVDLFRDRRK, encoded by the exons ATGTACGAGGACCAGCGGTCTACAGTGCTTGCGGTGGATAATTTGAATGGCGCACAGGTATTAGGAAGGACACTGCGCGTCGACCATGTAAATTCATACAAACAAGAGCGCACACGCGACGCAGAGGGCAATCTCGTGGAGCCAGAAGAAGAGACATTCAACTGCGCGCCTCCCGAAACGATTGTGGACG ACGAGGCGGACGAAGACAATATCGACCTATCTGATCCTATGGCGGCCTACTTTGCAGACGAAAACAAGCGGCGACGAAGCGAAAAGAAAC TAAATTACGGCTACATTCAAagccgcggcgagcgtgcaGGGCAAGAAGATGCGATGAGTGTCGCGTGTGTTATGCTGCCCTGCGAtcagctgcgcgagaatATCAAACATGCATCGAGGGAAGAGACATCTAGTCGTGCGCCGTGGGCGGGCTGGTCATGTGAGGAGGCGGGCGGTGCGGATATTGGCGCACAGGTTGCGTGGTTTGCGTGCTTTGACGGgcatggcggcggcgccgtttCGAAGCTGCTTTCCGAAAAGTTGCACCGCGTATTTGAGCAAGTTTCCCCAGATATGGCTACAGATACTG TGCGGTATACACGCTCGATTGGCGGCTACTTTGGCCGCTTTACGGGCGGCCCTCTCGAGCGCTGGGTGCACAAAGATAGCTTAAACCGTGCCCAGCACCGACAGGAACACCCCAATCGAATGGGCTCCCTGGCCGAGCTTGCGTCCCTGGCGCAGTCCAAGGCCAAGCCAGCGCGTTTGGAGCAGTACGACGCATTCTCCGAAACTCGGGCGCCAGACACTGCACAAACCGAGCGCGTTGCACACGTTCTAGGACTAAGAGACGCACAGTTCACACTCGAAGAGCGTGCCACGCTTGCGTGGCTTATGATGGACCGTGAAGTTCAGCAGAATGAGGTGTACCGCAACGTCGGCTCCACAGCGTCTGTCCTACTCTTGCACAGTCTTGACCAGCCTGCTAAACCGTGGTACGACAGCGAGTACGTCTCGCTCACCACcgtgcagcttggcgatACACGCTTTGTTTTGTGCTCTACCGAGGACGGGAACGCAATTCCGCTCACGCTGTACCACCATCCAGACGAACCTTCCGAAGCGAACAGACTCCAacggctcggcgctgggaTTGTCACGGATAGTTTTGGCGAGATGCGGTGGATGGGAACGCTGGCCAATAcgcgtgcgtttggcgaTGCGGCAGCCAAAAAGCTTGGTGTGACGGCAGAGCCGGATGTGCGGTCACACGTCATCCAAGGTGATCAAGCCGCGTTTGTGATTGGGTTCAGCGATGGGATAGGAGACGTGATGAGCGATCAAGAGGTGGTGGACtgctgccgcggcgcaaagcaccCACAGGATGCGGCGAAGAGCGTGTTGCGGTACGCAGAAGCTATCGGAAGTGAGGACAATGCAACAGTGCTTTGTATTCCACTGCGTGGCTGGGGCCATATCAAAGGTCAGGACTggaccaaggcgcagcgcaagcagcgggTCTCAGAAGTTGATCTATTTAGGGACCGCCGGAAGTAG
- a CDS encoding dihydrofolate reductase (EggNog:ENOG503P56D; SECRETED:SignalP(1-19); COG:H) codes for MRRASIPALGPLPLTIVVAASLGNGIGAQGALPWRVAKDMAYFRAATNHVLNTPRDDAVMREAGWQRSTAPVKNAVIMGRTTWESIPARFRPLRGRINVVVSTTMDEQGFNGVDTLLVRSFEEAVTVLQQRRVARYDTGVQTAGAALAHAFVIGGAALYRYVLEQSNEAWTLENMLVTRLLHPETLDASCDVFLQEFRTPPQQAWEAQLAANVARKLPTETQCADALDPNAPWRHAVPEEHRVFLGDAPHAVDVGKLVEENGVVMQFQLWRHRM; via the coding sequence ATGCGGCGAGCATCCATACCGGCCCTTGGGCCGTTGCCGCTTACGATTGTCGTTGCTGCGAGTCTGGGGAATGGGATTGGAGCACAGGGTGCGCTTCCATGGCGTGTTGCCAAAGATATGGCCTACtttcgcgcagcaacaAACCATGTTCTgaacacgccgcgcgacgatgccgtGATGCGCGAAGCAGGGTggcagcgcagcaccgcgcctgTCAAGAATGCAGTGATTATGGGGCGCACGACATGGGAAAGTATTCCTGCGCGGTTTCGGCCGTTGCGTGGCCGAATCAATGTCGTAGTGAGCACGACGATGGACGAGCAGGGCTTTAACGGCGTTGATACGCTCCTCGTGCGCTCTTTTGAGGAAGCTGTAACTGTGCTtcagcagcggcgtgtAGCGCGGTATGACACAGGCGTGCAAACTGctggtgcagcgctcgcacacGCGTTCGTcattggcggcgcggcgttgTACCGGtacgtgctcgagcagtCGAACGAAGCGTGGACGCTGGAAAATATGCTAGTTACGCGTCTACTTCACCCAGAAACGCTCGATGCGTCCTGTGACGTGTTTCTACAGGAATTCCgtacgccgccgcagcaggCATGGGAAGCACAGCTCGCGGCCAACGTGGCCAGGAAGCTGCCCACCGAGACACAGTGTGCAGATGCACTCGATCCGAATGCACCGTGGCGACACGCAGTGCCTGAAGAGCACCGTGTGTTTCTCGGTGATGCACCACATGCTGTCGACGTCGGCAAACTCGTCGAGGAAAACGGCGTGGTGATGCAGTTCCAACTGTGGAGGCACAGAATGTAG
- the ESF1 gene encoding pre-rRNA-processing protein esf1 (EggNog:ENOG503NU82; BUSCO:EOG09261FAX; COG:S) has protein sequence MTKKGTRERAPQIADERFARVQADPRFRRAKRNETKVKLDDRFKDVLAPQKQRGPKIDRFGRRDSVAGRREQDELARIYKLEEENDEDEGQQMLDIARGQVELESSSEEEEESADDDDDDDDDDDDDVMIGNQDAVRRARKNRGYLDVEIDLEEEELDPDVIAELDKQAKQPKASSSRVKSQYDDVARGDDTCRLAIVNMDWDHVHARDLYKVMASLVSPTASREPLAPVPQDGSKQSVKLSLAPVRGKILSVRVYASDFGRARMEKEDLEGPPRAIFKADEDGDLDDPKQLYQVDEGNEFDEDALRRYQLDRLRYYYAVATFDSKESARHVYNEIDGSEMENSANLFDLRFVPDNMEFPDGQDNRPADFREEAVDDLGRYEALDFKTDALRHSRVQLTWDQDDPQRKRLTQAAVRGLDELNEDDLKAYLASDSEDDAEKMSKGNKTRLRSLLTSGTNAFEDADDEDSTYAPKQKREGEMQISFVPALAHKASTEPDHEETTIEKYKRKQKERRERKRAERTEKPEKSVDTSTGFNDPFFDDSGDDDFERALTIESAPKEKKRREVAPVDAEPVLDDAPDSDAERHFSLPDIVRQEKLREKKMGKKQRKREAKRDQKRASLLQPEFSMDTKDPRFAAAMEDHRFAIDPNHPGFFKTTGMQQLLEEGNKRQRAKSDAPSSQDTDLHSLVQSVKRNATHTGPKKKRRI, from the coding sequence ATGACCAAGAAAGGGACTcgcgagcgtgcgccgcaaatcGCAGATGAGCGttttgcgcgtgtgcaagcGGACCCGCGATTtaggcgcgcaaagcgtaATGAGACAAAGGTCAAGCTTGACGATCGATTTAAggacgtgcttgcgccgcagaaacAGCGCGGGCCGAAAATCGACCGTTTTGGTCGGCGCGACAGTGTCGCTGGGCGGCGTGAGCAAGACGAGCTTGCTAGGATTTATAAGCTCGAGGAGGAGAATGACGAAGACGAGGGTCAGCAAATGCTTGATATTGCGCGTGGACAGGTCGAGTTGGAAAGCAGCagcgaagaagaagaggaaagtgccgacgacgacgatgacgacgatgatgatgacgacgacgacgtcATGATTGGAAATCAGGATGCTGTACGACGGGCTCGGAAGAATCGCGGCTACTTGGACGTTGAGATTGACCTagaggaagaagagctTGATCCAGATGtcattgccgagctcgacaagcagGCTAAGCAACCGAAAGCGTCCAGTTCGCGGGTCAAATCGCAGTATGACGATGTTGCACGCGGCGATGATACATGCAGACTTGCGATTGTCAACATGGACTGGGATCatgtgcacgcgcgcgatctgTACAAAGTCATGGCCTCGCTTGTATCCCCCACCGCGTCGAGAGAACCCCTCGCACCAGTCCCGCAAGACGGATCAAAGCAAAGCGTCAAGCTGTCTTTGGCCCCGGTCCGCGGCAAGATTTTGTCCGTGCGTGTGTACGCCTCGGACtttggccgtgcgcgcatgGAGAAGGAGGATTTGGAAGGACCCCCACGCGCCATTTTTAAAGCAGACGAGGACGGCGACTTGGATGACCCAAAGCAGCTGTACCAAGTCGATGAAGGAAATGAATTTGACGAggacgcactgcgcaggTATCAATTGGATCGGCTGCGCTACTATTATGCAGTAGCGACGTTTGACTCGAAAGAAAGCGCACGGCACGTGTACAATGAAATTGACGGTTCCGAGATGGAGAACTCGGCCAATCTATTTGATTTACGCTTTGTTCCAGACAATATGGAGTTTCCTGATGGCCAGGATAATAGGCCTGCGGATTTTCGCGAGGAAGCAGTAGACGATCTTGGCCGGTACGAGGCTCTCGATTTCAAGACAGACGCTTTGCGCCACTCTCGCGTACAACTTACGTGGGACCAAGATGATCCCCAACGCAAGCGGCTTACGCAAGCGGCTGTACGCGGCTTGGACGAACTTAATGAAGACGATTTAAAGGCGTACCTGGCGTCCGATAGCGAGGACGATGCCGAGAAAATGTCAAAAGGCAACAAAACCCGTTTGCGCTCTTTGCTTACCAGCGGAACAAACGCGTTTGAGGATGCAGATGACGAGGACAGCACCTATGCGCCGAAGCAAAAACGCGAGGGCGAGATGCAAATTTCCTTTGTccctgcgcttgcacatAAGGCATCGACGGAGCCTGATCACGAGGAGACCACTATTGAAAAgtacaagcgcaagcaaaaagaacgccgcgagcgcaaacGGGCGGAGCGTACAGAGAAGCCAGAGAAGAGCGTGGATACCTCGACGGGCTTTAATGACCCATTCTTTGACGACAGTGGCGACGACGActttgagcgcgcgcttACTATAGAGAGTGCGCCAAAAGAGAAGAAGCGCAGAGAGGTGGCGCCTGTGGATGCAGAACCTGTTTTGGACGACGCACCCGATTCGGATGCGGAACGCCACTTTAGTCTTCCGGATATCGTGCGGCAAgaaaagctgcgcgagaaaaaGATGGGCAAGAaacagcgcaagcgcgaggcaaAACGCGATCAAAAACGCGCTTCGCTTCTGCAGCCAGAGTTCAGCATGGACACAAAGGACccgcgctttgccgcagcGATGGAAGACCACCGCTTTGCGATCGATCCCAACCATCCTGGGTTCTTCAAGACAACAGGTATGCAGCAGCTCCTAGAGGAAGGCAACAAGCGGCAGCGTGCGAAATCTGACGCACCATCGTCACAAGATACTGACTTGCACTCTCTTGTACAGTCGGTCAAACGCAACGCAACGCACACAGGTCCAAAGAAAAAAAGACGTATCTAG
- the GUS1 gene encoding glutamate--tRNA ligase (COG:J; EggNog:ENOG503NUH3), whose translation MAGGPTLVLDPSEKLPFVSPLVLTNLAEQHGEPAATVQYEAGKTPCVVLPNTAKVEGAQPVFTALVQLYKPIGLAGKDDAACKDVDTFVNQAVAVASYAFQEASSQADDLDQHLALRTYFVGHRITAADIAIWGAIRSSSVLLGIVKKKAHTHLERWYMHIDALGACSNAVHAMTEAKSNMFKTKKTAAGFDLFLKGAKEGEVVTRFPPEPSGYLHVGHAKAAILNQYFAQEYKGRLIVRFDDTNPSKEKQEYEDSILEDLALLGITSDTVTHTSDYFDLLHELAVRLIKENNAYADDTQQEEMRAQRMDGIASARRDASVDENLQRFDEMCRGTPGGKRFCLRAKMSVDSLNKAMRDPVIYRCNTDTPHARTGTKYKAYPTYDFACPVVDSLEGITHALRTNEYHDRNPQYAWFLERLGLRHVDIWDYGRMNFVYTLLSKRKLQWFVDNGIVTGWDDPRFPTVRGIRRRGMTIDTIRQFILSQGPSQAIINMEWDNIWSLNKRILDPVVPRFVALDEAHLVPATIAGAPSTFEKEMPRHKKNPELGNKVTVFSDKIFLEQSDAVAFEEGEEVTLMDWGNAVLRKKHLDAAGVVIGIDLEANFEGDFKATKKKVTWLAQSDDKHHLTPVLLRDYDYLVTKKKLEEDDKFTDFLTPETCFTTEALADANVAALEKGDAIQFERKGYFILDNVQGENGRREFIRIPDGRAASSASKAAPDENPAEKKAAAAAARAKKAAEKAEKAKKKEEAKLKKKGGAQSETERLIAEGAKNVNMYSTPKITQDAEIPAKTNMYQVAPIL comes from the exons ATGGCAGGTGGTCCAACGCTTGTGCTTGATCCGTCTGAAAAGCTTCCTTTTGTGTCGCCGCTGGTGCTCACGAACCTTGCAGAGCAGCATGGTGAGCCTGCAGCGACAGTGCAGTACGAGGCAGGCAAGACGCCCTGTGTAGTTCTTCCGAACACTGCGAAGGTCGAAGGCGCGCAGCCCGTTTTTAcggcgctcgtgcagctgTACAAGCCGATCGGTCTTGCAGGAAAAGATGATGCTGCGTGTAAAGATGTAGATACGTTTGTGAATCAAGCTGTGGCGGTCGCTTCTTATGCGTTCCAAGAGGCGTCGAGCCAGGCGGATGACCTCGACCAgcacctcgcgctgcgcacctaTTTCGTTGGTCACCGCATCACTGCGGCAGACATTGCGATTTGGGGCGCGATTCGCTCGTCGTCTGTGCTGCTTGGTATTGTTAAAAAGAAGGCCCACACGCATCTCGAGCGTTGGTACATGCACATTGACGCGCTTGGTGCGTGCAGCAATGCAGTGCATGCCATGACCGAGGCCAAGAGCAACATGTTCAAAACGAAAAAGACGGCCGCTGGCTTTGATCTGTTCCTTAAAGGCGCAAAAGAAGGCGAGGTTGTGACGCGATTTCCCCCAGAGCCCAGCGGTTATCTGCATGTCGGCCACGCCAAAGCCGCGATTCTCAACCAGTATTTTGCCCAAGAGTACAAAGGGCGTTTGATTGTGCGATTCGACGACACGAACCCAAGCAAGGAGAAGCAAGAGTATGAGGACTCGATCCTTGAGGACCTTGCTTTGCTTGGCATCACGTCCGACACTGTGACGCATACCTCCGACTACTTTGACCTGCTCCACGAACTTGCCGTGCGCCTGATCAAAGAAAACAATGCGTATGCGGACGATACACAGCAGGAAGAGATGCGTGCTCAGCGCATGGACGGCattgcaagcgcgcgccgcgatgcgTCTGTCGACGAGAATTTGCAACGTTTTGACGAAATGTGCCGCGGGACGCCAGGGGGCAAACGCTTCTGTTTGCGTGCAAAGATGAGCGTGGACAGTTTGAAcaaggcgatgcgcgacCCCGTGATCTACCGATGCAACACGGACACGCCGCATGCACGTACCGGAACCAAGTACAAGGCGTACCCCACCTACGACTTTGCATGTCCTGTCGTGGACAGCTTGGAAGGCATCACACATGCGTTGCGCACGAATGAATACCATGACCGGAATCCCCAGTACGCATGGTTCcttgagcgccttggcctgcGCCATGTCGATATCTGGGACTATGGTCGTATGAACTTTGTCTACACACTGCTTAGCAAGCGTAAGCTGCAGTGGTTCGTCGACAATGGGATCGTCACCGGCTGGGACGACCCGCGTTTTCCCACTGTACGTGGTATCCGTAGGCGTGGAATGACCATCGACACGATCCGCCAATTCATCCTGTCGCAGGGCCCGTCACAGGCGATCATTAACATGGAGTGGGACAATATTTGGTCGCTCAACAAGCGTATCCTGGATCCAGTCGTGCCGCGTTTTGTCGCTCTCGACGAAGCGCATCTTGTGCCTGCTACCattgccggcgcgccgtccacgTTTGAAAAAGAGATGCCGAGGCACAAGAAAAATCCAGAGCTCGGCAACAAGGTCACTGTGTTCAGCGACAAGATATTTTTGGAGCAGTCAGATGCCGTCGCATTTGAAGAAGGCGAGGAAGTGACTTTGATGGATTGGGGCAATGCAGTTCTGCGCAAAAAGCAtctcgacgctgcgggcGTCGTCATCGGCATCGACCTCGAGGCCAACTTCGAAGGCGATTTCAAAGCGACCAAGAAGAAGGTCACATGGTTAGCACAATCTGACGACAAGCACCATTTGACGcctgtgctgctgcgcgactatGACTACTTGGTCACGAAGAAGAAGCTTGAGGAAGACGATAAGTTTACCGACTTCCTCACCCCAGAGACGTGTTTCACTACTGAAGCACTCGCCGATGCAAAcgttgctgcgctcgaAAAAGGCGACGCGATTCAGTTTGAGCGCAAAGGTTACTTTATCCTCGACAACGTTCAGGGCGAAAACGGGCGCAGGGAGTTTATCCGCATTCCTGAcggccgcgcagcgtcaaGTGCGAGCAAGGCCGCGCCAGACGAGAACCCCGCAGAAAAGAAGGCTGCagcggccgctgcgcgtgcgaaaaAGGCTGCCGAGAAGGCCGAGAAGGCAAAAAAGAAGGAAGAGGCCAAGCTGAAAAAAaagggcggcgcgcagagcgaGACGGAACGGCTGATTGCAGAGGGGGCCAAGAACGTGAACATGTACTCCACACCCAAAATCACACAGGACGCCGAGATTCCCGCGAAaa CCAACATGTACCAAGTGGCTCCGATCCTGTAG